A segment of the Rhizobium sp. ZPR4 genome:
AGCATCCACCAAAGACCGGCAACTCGCCAAAACCGAAACGCCTTCGGAACAATTCACCCTCCTCCCGCGTCTTTATGAAGTACAACGCAGAGGAGATTGCTAATGCTGAAATGGGCTCTCATTTTCTTTGTGATTTCGCTGATCAGCGGCTTTTTCGGCTTTTCAGGCGTGTCCGCGGCGACCGCAACCATTGCGCGCGTTCTCTTCGCCATCTTCCTGATCATCTTCCTGGTGTTCCTGATCCTGGCCGTCATGGCCGGCAATGCGGTCATGTAACGGTATAAGCCACGACTGTCGAAGGGGCGGGCCTAGATCAGGCTCGCCCCGACGTTTATGGCAAGCGCCAGGATCGTCGTATTGAACAGGAACGACAGGATCGCGTGCAGAAGCGCGAGCTTACGCATCGATACCGTGGAAATGCCGATATCGGCCGTCTGCGCCGCCACACCGATGGTGAAGGAGAAGTAGAGGAAGTCCCAGTAGATCGGCTCCTCCAAAGGCTCGGCAAATTTCAGTCCCTGCCCCTTGCCCGGAATGCTGTAGAACCGGTGCGCATAGTGAATGGTGAACAGCGTGTGGAGGAAGGTCCAGGATATCAGGATCGTCACGATCGCCATCATCACGCGGTAGAACGCGACTTCGGGTGAGGCATCCTTGACGCCAAGCAGATCCAGCGCAATGCCGCCGATGCTGGCAAGAGCGGCAGCAATCGATAGAAACAGCAGGAAGCCATCCGAAAAATCGAGATCGGCGGAGCGCTTGCGGATTCGCTGCGGGTCGGCCGTCAGCATCCTGAAGAGGCTGTAGACGATATAGACGACCGCAGTCGTATCCCAGGCGACCAACAGATTGCCGGTATTGAAATCCCTGGATGTCAGCAGCAAAAAGACGGCGACGCCGGCCAGCACCGAAATCACGATGACATGGTGCTTGCGCCACAATACGAGCCATCTGGAATGATGCAAATGTCCCTGCGCATCCATGCCGCTCTCCCGATCGCAAATCGTCTTACAAAACAACGCTTCGCCGACGAGAGTGGCAAATAAAAGGAGGCCCCGCAATACGGAGCCTCCGATCGAGAAAATGAACCCTCAGCCCGTCCAGCCGCCGTCGATGACGTGGGTCTGGCCGGTTGTGAAACCCGCTTCGTCGCCGGCAAGATAAGTCACCAACGCGGCAATCTCTTCGGCGGTCGCGATGCGGCCCATCGGCTGACGAGCAATGAAGTCCTTCATCGCCTTGTCGTAGTCGCCGGTTGCGCGCAGCCGCTCATGCAGCGAGGGGCTGTCGACCGTGCCGGGGCAAATAGCGTTGGCGCGGATACCCTTGGCAACGAAATCGGCGGCGATCGACTTGGTGAGCCCGATGACGGCGGCCTTGGATGCGCAATAGGCAAAGCGATTGGGCACGCCCTTCACGCTGGAAGCGACCGAGGCCATGTTGACGATCGAGCCCTTGCCCTTCTCCAGCATGCCCGGCAGGAAGGTGCGGCAGGTCGTGTACATCGCCTTGGCATTGAGGTTGAAGGAAAAATCCCAATCCTTCTCTTCGCAGTCGAGGATGGTGCCCGAATGCACGAAGCCGGCGCAATTGAAGAGCACGTCGATCGGGCCAATCTCTTCGGCGTAGGCCTTGACGGCGGCGCTGTCGAGCACATTCAACACATGCTTGGTGGCGCCATCCAGCGTCGAGAGCGTCTGCTCGTTAATGTCGGTGGCGTAGACATGCGCGCCAAGCGAGATGAAGCGCTCTGCCGATGCCCGGCCGATGCCCTGCCCCGCCGCCGTGATGACGACCTTCCTGCCTTCCAACCCGTGACCCATAATCCTGATCCTTTCCTCGGGACTATGATCCCATCCATCCGGCCGGTTGCATAGCCGGCGCTTCGGATAAGATCATGCAATAACAATTAGTTGGCCCAACCTCTCCTACGCCTCAAAGGACTGCGCGAAGCGGCGGTTGAGCTTGTCGATAAGGACTGTATGCCGCTCGCCGGTTCGCAGTCCATCGCTAATCACCTCGGATGCGTCGCTTTGAAATGCCATGTAGCCGTCGTGGCGCGGCCGCACATAAGCGCCTTCGAGCGTCGCGCGCGTGTTGCGGTAGAAATCGAGCGCCGGCTTATTGACCGCATCGCTGACCCAGGCGTCGGCATGACCCGATTGTCCGTTTCCGCTTGCATAAATGCCTGCCTGCACCGGCCCGCCCGCGATCCAACGGGCAAAGGCTTTCGCCTCTTCCGGGGCCTGCGTGCGCGCCGAGACGGCAATGCCGGTGCCGCCAAGCGCCGAGCCGATCGGGGCGCGGCCGCCGATGACGGGCATATCGGCAAAGGCGATACGCGCCGGTCTGAATCCGGCAAAGGAATAATTCACGTAGCCGTAGAGGAACGGGGACGCCACATAGGGGCTGTCCTTTTGCCCCAGCAGATCGAGCACGGCGATCGGGTCCATCTCATAGCAGCTGGCATCCATTCCCGAGACGAGCCGCGCCATCCAGTCGAGCACCGCTTCGCTATCGGCTTTGGCGATGAAATCCGGGCCTTCGACGCTGCAGGGGGTGCCGAGATGCGCCGCCAGCGAGATGAAGGTCATCAGCGAATGCGGCGGCCGCATCGGCAGGATCGCCTTGCCTTCCAGAGCGAGCGCAACGAACTCGGCAAGATCTGTGACCGGCGCGCTCAGGCGGTCGGGCCGATAGGCCTGCACCTGCGTCGCCGCGTCGAGCGGAAAGGCCCATTGACGGCCCTGCCAATTGTAGCTCGGATAGGACTGACCGACGGTTCCGGCTGCGATCGCTGCGATTTCCTGCGCATGCGAGGGATCATCGAGCGGCAACAGGCAGTCTTCACGCGTAATCTGGCCGACATGCGGGTGATCGATGACGATGAGGTCGTATTGCGCGGCGAGCTCTTCCACCGGAAAGGTCTCGAAATCCTGCAGCGAGCGCTTTTCCCAGCTGATCTCGACGCCGGTCTGTTCCTGCCATTGCTTCGAGCAGGCAATCATCGGATCGTAGCCGCGCGGATGCGACCAGGTCATTCCCTTAAGCTTTATCATTATGCCTTCTCCGCAGCCGGTTTGCGCTCGACGACCAGGATGTGATCCGCAGCAAGCACGACCTCGTCTCGCTGGTTCAGCACCTCACAGCGCTCGACAACGCGACCGGCTGTCGGTCGCTTCGGATCATCCTCTTTCGCCGAAACGGTGACGCGCGTGCGGATCGTATCGCCGATATGCACCGGGCGGACGAAACGAAGCCGATCGTAACCATAGGAAAAAGCGACGGGATTGATCAGCGAGGCCGTGAGCCCGACGCCGAGCGCAAAGATCATCGTGCCATGCGCGATGCGCTGGCCGCCGGGCAAGGTCTTGGCGAATTCCGCGTCCATATGATGCGGGAAGAAATCACCGGTGTGACCCGCATGGACAACGAAATCGGTCTCGGTAATCGTCCGTCCCGTGGTCACCCTGACATGACCGAGTTCGTAGTCTTCGAAATAGATCGTTTGCTCTGCCATTCCTCAAGCCTTTGGAAGTTCTGCGATCGGCGTCGCCGGTGCGGCGCTCGACTGATAAGCGGCCTCGACAAGCGCCATC
Coding sequences within it:
- a CDS encoding extracellular solute-binding protein; amino-acid sequence: MMIKLKGMTWSHPRGYDPMIACSKQWQEQTGVEISWEKRSLQDFETFPVEELAAQYDLIVIDHPHVGQITREDCLLPLDDPSHAQEIAAIAAGTVGQSYPSYNWQGRQWAFPLDAATQVQAYRPDRLSAPVTDLAEFVALALEGKAILPMRPPHSLMTFISLAAHLGTPCSVEGPDFIAKADSEAVLDWMARLVSGMDASCYEMDPIAVLDLLGQKDSPYVASPFLYGYVNYSFAGFRPARIAFADMPVIGGRAPIGSALGGTGIAVSARTQAPEEAKAFARWIAGGPVQAGIYASGNGQSGHADAWVSDAVNKPALDFYRNTRATLEGAYVRPRHDGYMAFQSDASEVISDGLRTGERHTVLIDKLNRRFAQSFEA
- a CDS encoding DUF1345 domain-containing protein; translated protein: MDAQGHLHHSRWLVLWRKHHVIVISVLAGVAVFLLLTSRDFNTGNLLVAWDTTAVVYIVYSLFRMLTADPQRIRKRSADLDFSDGFLLFLSIAAALASIGGIALDLLGVKDASPEVAFYRVMMAIVTILISWTFLHTLFTIHYAHRFYSIPGKGQGLKFAEPLEEPIYWDFLYFSFTIGVAAQTADIGISTVSMRKLALLHAILSFLFNTTILALAINVGASLI
- a CDS encoding DUF1328 domain-containing protein, producing MLKWALIFFVISLISGFFGFSGVSAATATIARVLFAIFLIIFLVFLILAVMAGNAVM
- a CDS encoding MaoC/PaaZ C-terminal domain-containing protein — its product is MAEQTIYFEDYELGHVRVTTGRTITETDFVVHAGHTGDFFPHHMDAEFAKTLPGGQRIAHGTMIFALGVGLTASLINPVAFSYGYDRLRFVRPVHIGDTIRTRVTVSAKEDDPKRPTAGRVVERCEVLNQRDEVVLAADHILVVERKPAAEKA
- a CDS encoding SDR family oxidoreductase → MGHGLEGRKVVITAAGQGIGRASAERFISLGAHVYATDINEQTLSTLDGATKHVLNVLDSAAVKAYAEEIGPIDVLFNCAGFVHSGTILDCEEKDWDFSFNLNAKAMYTTCRTFLPGMLEKGKGSIVNMASVASSVKGVPNRFAYCASKAAVIGLTKSIAADFVAKGIRANAICPGTVDSPSLHERLRATGDYDKAMKDFIARQPMGRIATAEEIAALVTYLAGDEAGFTTGQTHVIDGGWTG